GCGAGAAATGTCTGACCCGCACTATCCTTGGTCCTAAAGCTAAACGCCCATTAGAACTGGATATTCCTGTCTATATCACCGGCATGAGCTTTGGTGCTCTATCGTATGAAGCAAAAATTGCTCTAGCGCGTGGTGCAACAATGGCCGGAAGCGCCACTTGCTCAGGTGAAGGTGGGATGATTCCCGATGAACGTCGTTATTCCACCAAGTGGTTTTATCAATGTATTCAATCACGTTACGGCTTCAACCCTCATCATTTACAAATGGCTGACGCTTGTGAATTTTTTATCGGACAGGGTTGCAAAGTAGGATTGGGCGGGCACTTGATGGGACAAAAAGTCACTGACCAAGTGGCAGAAATGCGTTCACTGCCAGCAGGGATTGATCAACGCTCACCAGCACGACATCCGGATTGGCTGGGACCTGACGATTTAGCACTCAAGATTAATGAAGTTCGTGAGGCAACGGATTGGGAAATTCCCATTCAGCTAAAACTCGGATCAGCTCGGGTGTACGACGATGTCCGCATGGCGGCAAAAACCGGTCCGGATATGATTTATATAGACGGAATGGAAGGTGGCACAGGTGCTGGACCACATCTAGCTACAGAAGAAACTGGGGTACCGGGTATCGCGGCCATTCGCCAAGCAAGAAAAGCGCTGGATGACGTCGGAAAAACGGGTGAAATCAGTTTAGTATATGCTGGTGGCATTCGCAACGGTGGCGACATAGCCAAAGCATTGGCGCTGGGAGCAGACGCTGTCGCTATCGGTCATGCCGCACTCATTGCGCTCAACTGCAACAAAAACACCGCAGAATCGGATTATGAATCGGAAATCGGCGTAAAAGCTGGTAATTGTTATCACTGCCACACTGGTCGTTGCCCTGTCGGCATAGCCACACAAGACCCAGAATTACGCAAACGCCTAGATCCAGATGAAGCAGCAATACGCGTGTACAACTTTTTACACACATTAGCGATTGAATGCCAAATGATGGCACGTGCCTGTGGAAAAACTAATGTACACAGCTTGGAGCCAGAAGATTTAGCAGCATTAACAATGGAGGCGTCAGCGATGGCAATGGTTCCACTAGCAGGAACACAACACACGGTAGGTCGCCCAGATATGAATCGCTATTAAAAATTATTCAAAGAGAGATTAACAATGACAAATGCAAATTCTGGAAAAGAGCCTATTGTTGGTTACCGCTACGATGTTAACCTATTGCCTGACATGGATATGCTCACCCCTTTTTTAAAGGAATATTTAAAAATCATGAACTGGAAAGATCTGAATTGGCTGGAGGACGTGCATATGGGTTATGAAGAAGGGCGCCCTGCGGTATTTGATCGTAATATCAATGGCTGGGTGACAGTCCCTGAAGGTATGGACTTGCCCGACAACCAGCAAGAGCGCGACATGATCGCACGCGAATTGCTCGTAAAGTTTCAAATGTCAGAACGTCATCCGTTAGTAGCTCTCAAAAAAGCCTACGGCAAAGTATAACGACAGATTTCTTGTCCAAAATAAAAATATAACTTATTGAATTCTATTTGAATCAGGTTATGATTGATCATAACCCTATATGTTGAGCGCAAGCAAAAGCGTATAATTAAAGGTGGCGGGTCTCCCCGCATGGCACGATGAAAACCGGGTCAGATTCGGAAGAAAGCAGCCCTAATTATCCTCTGCCAGTGCCGGGGAAATGACTCGCCGCTTAGTTTTCAACATATGTCTCAACCATTTCTTTCACTGGCGCGCAAATGGCGGCCACAGCGTTTTTCCGACTTGGTTGGACATGAACATACTGTACGCGTTTTGCAAAACGCAATGCGCCAAAATCGCCTGCATCACGCTTTTTTATTTACTGGTACGCGTGGTGTCGGCAAAACCACACTAGCTCGCATTGTTGCCATGATGGTTAATTGTGACAATAGCGCCGACAGCGAACCTTGCCTACAATGCGACGTCTGTAAACAAATCGCTGGTGGTCGGCTACTAGACGTTATTGAATTAGACGCAGCCTCTCATACCCAAGTAGACAAGATTCGCGAATTACTGGAAGGTGCTTCATACCCACCGTCACAGGGACGCTGCAAAGTCTTTATTATTGACGAAGTACATATGCTCAGTAAATCAGCTTTTGCTGCTATGCTCAAAACACTAGAAGAGCCGCCTTCCTACGTAAAATTTATTCTCGCCACTACCGACCCCCAAAAACTACCTGCCACTATTTTGTCGCGTTGCCTGCGCTTTAGCTTACGACCATTAAGCAAAGAACAAATTGCCGCACACTTGGCGGTAATTATGAAAGCAGAAAAACAACAATACAACGATGACGCTTTGATGGAAATTGCCCGGTTGGCGTGTGGCAGTATGCGAGATGCATTGAGCTTGTTAGAACAAGCTATCGTCCATAGCGATGGCAAACTAGAAGCCGCCGAAGTGCGCCGTATTAGCGGGCAGCCCGATATCGGCATATTAGGTGATATTTTACGTGCTGTGGCAACGGTCGACGCTAGTAGCATTGCCAATATTGGTAAAGCATTGGCAATGAATGGTGCCAGTTTTGATGCAACTCTCACCCGGCTGGCTGCTCTCATTTACCAAACAGCACTTTCCCGCGTAGCACCAAACGCTGTCGGCGATGATGACGAGGAAACCACACTCATTAAAGAAATTGCAAAACGTTTTGATGACGAATTGCTGCAAACATTGTATGAAATCGCCGTGCGCGGACGGCGACAATTGCCGCTAGCGCCGGATGAACAGACGGGCTTTGAAATGACATTATTGCGAATGATGCTGTTTTCGCCAGCACAGAATTCTGCAGCTTCTGCTGCTACCATCCCTACAGCATTACCTACTACTCACGAGGCAGTCACACCAGCCGCCTCCAACAGTCGTTACAGTGCCTCATCACCAAATAAAACTGCGCTGACAAAACCACCTACAGCCAGTAAGAAAACTCCCAAGAATTGGGAAGAAACACTTCAACAATTACATATCCCAGCGCTGACATTGGCCGAAGTCTGCACCATGCAAACTTTAACCGCTAATGGCGTCAAATTAAGTCTGGATATCTCACAAAGCAACATTCGGCGATTTTTACCTGAGTTAGAAACACAATTGCGCGATATATTCCACGATCGCTTTACTGTAACCCTTGCGGATGGCACCGATAATACTGCAACCACCGCATTGCATGAACGGCGGACGACAGCAGCAAAAGAAAAAACTTTTGTGAGCAACGTGTTAGCCACCGTTCCTTCTGCTCAACTAATTCCCGACAGCATTCGCTTATTTGAACAGCAAGAGGCCACTCATGATAGATGATACTTTTAACGTAAAAAAACTCGGTTCGCTACTAAAAAACGCGCGGCGAGTCCAAGAAAATCTAGAAAAAACACAAAGCGAAATAGGTGCCTTGCAAATCACTGGCGAGTCCGGCGGTGGCATGGTACGTATCGTTGTCAACGGCGAGCGGCTAGTACGCAAAGTGCACATTGACTCCACCCTACTCACTGACGGCGATATGCTACAAGACCTTATAGCCGCCGCTATGAATAATGCCATGCAAAAAGCGGAGGCGGAAATTAATGAGAAAATTCAATCATCGCTGAACAACGAACTGAATGCCGAGTAATTTGGGAATGCTATAATTTACTAATGAAAATACGTTTTTTCCTATCGTTATTGCCCATTTTTTTTGTGACTACCGCACCAGCCGATCAGCCTGGAGACGACGCTTTGGCTAAATCAAATCAGTGTGTGGGTTGCCACGAAATTCCTGGCTACCGGTCAGTGTTTCCCGAAATATATCCAGTACCAAAAATCGTTGGACAAAGCAGCGAATACATTCAGGCTGCTCTACAAGCATACAAAAACGGCGAGCGTTCACATCCATCTATGAATGGCATTGCGGCACAACTGTCAAATGACGATATTAAGTTACTTGCCGACTACTACGCCAACGATAACAAGCCATGAACTCACTTTCCATAAAACAATTGCTTGCCAGCGCCTGCATCATTTTTTTTGCTCTGCCTGCCGTTGCCGAAGACATTGAAACTAAGGTCGCTGTATGTGCTTCTTGTCACGGCGCAGGAGGCAACGCTCCCATAGCCAACTACCCCAAATTAGCTGGTCAAGACCGAAAATATTTACTTTACACCTTGCGTTCCTATAAAAGCGGCGCCCGCAAAAACAGTATCATGTCGATACAAGTAGCGACACTTACGAATGAGGATTTACAAGACTTAGCAACGTATTTTTCTGACCAGCCCGGCGATTTACGCTAACCTAGCACTGATACCATGCGCCACTTTGTAATCTTATCTGTCGCCGTCTTATTATTTATCGGCGGCTATGCAACTGGACAATCCGGTTTTTCCGCTTTTGCACAAACAACCCCGATGCCGCTGGAAAAAATGCGCGAGTTTACCGAAGTTTTTCAACACATAAAAAAATTGTATGTGGAAGAAGTATCGGATGACGAACTCATGGAAAATGCAATTCGCGGTATGACTAGCGGGCTTGATCCACACTCCACTTATCTGAAGGCCTCCGATTTAAAAGCATTTGAAGAAAGTGTAAGCGGTGAAGAATATGGCGGTGTCGGCATTTACATTGGCGAAAAAGATGGCTGGGTAGAAATTATTTCACCTATTGACAAGTCTCCTGCTGAACGCGCTGGCTTACTGGCAGGAGACTTAATTATTACCATTGACGGCACTTCCACAAAAAACATGCCGATTGAAAAGGCTGTAAGCATGATGCGCGGCAAAGTCGGCGATATTCTTACTCTAGAAGTGTTAACACCTCCCGGTGACGAGAACAATGTACCGAGAAAGGTAGAGCTTAGCCGCGAAAAGATTGTTGCTCCCTCGGTGGTAGCATCGCTGTCTGAGCCAGATTACGGTTATTTGCGCATTAACCGCTTTCAGCGGAACACGGCAGAAGAAGCCGTCAATAATTTGAACCGATTGCGTGAAGAAAATAAGCGCTCACTCAAAGGACTGGTTCTAGATCTGCGCAACAACCCTGGCGGTTTGCTAGATGTCAGCGTGGGTATAGCCTCTATCTTTTTACCAAAAGGAGTCACCGTAGTTAGTGACCGAGGAAGGCAGCAAGGTGATAAAACATTTGTCGCGCAAGCAAAGTATTATCATAACCTACAATTCATCGATGAAGTAAAAAAAATGCGCATTGTAGTACTTGTAAATAACGGTTCGGCATCGGCTTCAGAAATCGTCGCCGGCGCGTTACAAGATCATCACCGTGCTGTCATTATGGGAACACCCACCTATGGAAAAGCGTCGGTACAATCCTTGCTGCGCCTGCGATCAACGCAAGGAAAAACTGGTATCAAGCTCACGGTAGCTCGCTATTTCACTCCAAACAACCGATCCATTCAAGCACGAGGTATTGAGCCTGACATTGAAGTTTCCGCTGGTGATAGTATCAAAACAAAAGAAACTTTTTCTGTACGTGAAGCCAATTTACTCGGCCATTTGGAAAATGATCAAGGTAGTGAAAACACTACTGCAACACCCGCCGGCGAGGAAGAAATTGCCGCCCCATTTATTCCCGATGACGATTATCAGTATGACCAGGCACTGCTTATCCTCAAAGCATTGGCTATTGCTGATGGCGCATAACTCGCATTAAAAAATCTTGGGGGTCGTAGCTCAGCTGGTAGAGCGCAGCGTTCGCATCGCTGAGGTCAGGGGTTCGACTCCCCTCGGCTCCACCGCCAAAATGGCAAAAATCTGCTAACTTATTTTTACTACTGCAGTCAATCGTGGGAATTGTTGCGATTTGTCCCCAACATTGATTCGCGGTCTATTACCAGCTCTCGCCAATGACCAGCAGCTAAATCACGTGGTAGCGAAAACTCCCCCATACGCAAGCGAATTAACCGACTGACCTGCCGCTCAACATGTAAAAATAAGCGACGCACAGCACGATTTCTCCCCTCCGTAAGAATAACGCGGTACCATTGATTACGCCCTTCAGCGCTACGGTGAAAAGAAAAATGTGCTGGCTTAAGTGGTTTGCCATCTACCAACACGCCGGAATTGATAGCTTTGATTTGCTCTGGTGTGAGTTCGCCGTCCACACGCGCTAAATATTCGCGCTCCACAGCGTAACGCGGATGCGCCATCTGCTGTACCAACTCGCCATCAGTAGAAAACAGCAACAGCCCCTCCGAATTAACGTCCAACCGTCCAATATTGACCCAACGACCACCAGTAACCAGCGGCAAATCGCTAAACACTGAATTATCCGCACCACGCTCTACCATTTTTCCGATAGGTTTGTGATAGCACAACAACCTTGCAGTCGCCGCGCGTCGCCGTACCACTTGTCCGTTTACTGTTAAGCTTGCACGCGGTGTTACTCGCATACCAATACGCGCAACTTTACCATTTACTCGCACTCGCCCTTGTTCAATCAACAGCTCAACGCTCCGGCGTGAGCCAATACCCAAAGCTGCCAAAACTTTATGCAGTTTTTCATCATTAGTACCACGGAAATCACGCGGTGCGGACCTCACCGGACGGCGAAAATCTTTTTCACCTCCTCCGTAGGACGTCTTGTTACTTGACGAACGAAAGCGTTGAGATGACGGTTTATCAAAAGAAGCACCTTCATTGCTACCACGTTTGTATGGTGCCTTTCCTTCACTAGAGGCGTGAAAATCACGCGGTGCCGACCTCACCGGACGGCGAAAATCTTTTTCACCTCCTCCGTAGGACGTCTTGTTACTTGACGAACGAAAGCGTGGCGGTGACGGGTTATCAAATGAAGCACCTTCATTGCTACCACGTTTGTATGGTGCTTTTCCTTCACTAAAAGCGTGAAAATCACGCGGTGCTGGCTTCACAGGACGGCGAGAGTCTTTATTACCTCCTCCATAGGATATCTTGTTACTTGACGGACGAAATCGCTGAGATGACGGTTTATCAAAAGAAGCGCCTTCATTGCTACTACGTTTGTATGGTACCTTTCCTTCACTAGAGGCGTGAAAATCACGCGGTGCCGGCTTCACAGGACGGCGAGAATCTTTATTACCTCCTCCATAGGATATCTTGTTACTTGACGGACGAAATCGCTGAGATGACGGTTTATCAAAAGAAGCGCCTTCATTGCTACTACGTTTGTATGGTACCTTTCCTTCACTAGAGGCGTGAAAATCACGCGGTGCCGGCTTCACAGGACGGCGAGAATCTTTATCACCTCCTCCGTAGGATGTCTTTTTATTTGATGGACGAAAGCGTGGCGATGACGGTTTATCAAACGAAGCTCCTTCATTGCTACTACGTTTGTATGGTGCCTTTCCTTCACTAAAGGTATGAAAATCACGCGGTGCCGGCTCCACAGGACGGCGAGAGTTTTTACCTCCTCCATAAGATGTTTTGTTGTTGCGGGACGGTTTAGCAGAACGGGAATTTTTCCCTTCTTTGTTTAATGTTTTCATCGCTGTTAAATATAGTAAAAAATATGGTGGTCTAGGTCGTATTACCCGCCGTGCTTTTATGATGAGATGTTGTCGTTTGTAGAGGCGCCATTTTCCGCATCATTGCCGTTTTCAAATAGCGGCGCTATTTCGTTTTCAGTTGCATTGTTTTTTTTCAACGCATGAGCACTGCTTTCCGTCAAGATACCATCATCATTTTCAATGTCGGCAAGAGCAGCAGTATCCGCATCATCCGGGGACAGTGACGGCAACGCATCCAACGATGCCACAGCCAAATCATTTAAAAATGTCTTTGTAGTACAGTATAAAATCGGTCGCCCCGGTGTTTCCCGCCGCCCGACTTCCTCTATCCAGCCCAGTTCCTCCAAAGCGGCGATTTGTACCGATGACACTGCCACTCCCCGCACCCGCTCCACATCTCCGCGCGTGACCGGTTGCTGATAAGTGATCACAGCCAACACTTCCAACAAAGGACGTGATAACCGAGTATTTTTTTGCGGTTGCAAGCGACGTAAATAGTCAACATAACCGCTGCGGCTGACAAACTGATAGCCGCTCGCTACCTTCGCAAGCCGCATAGCCCGCTCTTCCCAATCATTTTCCAATTCGGCAAGCGCAGCGAGAATTACAGATTCTTCAGCATCGTCAGCCAATAACCGCTTCAAATTTGCCATGCCCAGCGGCTCGCCAGCGGTCAGCAACGAAAATTCTATGATACTTTTAATTTTTCCCGGCGTCATTTGAGTTTTCCCTCAATTGCACAAATAATTCATCCTCAGGTCCTGGTTGATGCAGCGATACAATATGTTCTGCTGCCAACTGCAATACCGCTAGGAACGAAATTCCTGGCAACCCACGCGACACCAGTGTCCGAAAACCCAACCATCGCTCACCCGCCAGTCGCCGCAACACGCTACTCATTAGTTCACGCACACTTGCTGTTTTTTTACGCATTTTGTAAGGTGCGAGTTGTCGTGCACGTGCCAACACTGCCCAAAAAGCGCTTGCCAGTTGCTCCGGATGCACCACGGGCTTTGTTTTTTTCCGTTCTGGCCATTCCACCGGCACTTGTGGCGAGACAAAATCGCGTTCCCGCCGTGGCATTTCTCCCAGCCGTTGCGCTGCCTCACGAATGCGTTCATATTCCAGCAAGCGGCGCACTAAATCAGCGCGCGGATCATCTTCTTCATCTTCTGCCACCGCTAATTTTGGCAACAGCATTTTGGATTTAATTTCAACTAAAAATGCCGCCATAGTCAGATAATCGGCAGCAATTTCAAGATTATCTTCAATTTTGAGCGCTTCCTCTACATAAGCGGCATACTGACGGCACAACACCGTCATCGGAATATCCATAATATCAAACCGATGCTTGCGCACTAGATACAACAGCAAATCCAATGGTCCCGCAAAGTGCTCCAGCAACACTCGCATCGCCGTCGGCGGAATATATAAAGAACTCGGCGTATCATTCAGTGGCTCTCCATACACCAGCGCCATTGGCGTTAGTGCACTATCGTTCAGAGTATCGCTCATGAGACCAAATGCATAAAACGCCGTACCTCTTGCATGGTTTGTTCAGCGGACTTGGCAGCGCGTAAGGCGCCATCGGCAAGAATATCTTCCACTATGCCTGTTTTATCAACCGCAGCACGACGCTCGCGCAATGGCTCCAAATCGTCATTAACCGCCGCACTCAAACGCTTTTTACAGTCCACACAGCCAATAGCGGCACTACGGCAACTTTCCGCCACCCCATTTTGCGTGTCCATATCGGAAAACACCCGATGCAATGACCATACTGGACAGCGTGTTGGTTCGCCTTTGTCACTACGCCGCACCCGCGCCGGGTCGGTTTGCATACGAGCTATTTTTTTCTCAACCGCTTCCGGCACATCGGTTAAATCAATGGTATTACCGTAAGATTTTGACATTTTACGGCCGTCTGTTCCCGGCAACCGCGGCGCCTGTGTAAGCATCGCTTGCGGCACTCGCAACACCTCTTGACCACCGTAGCGCACGTCATCCCGCAACAACTGTTTGGTATTTTCTTCTACCACCAATTCGTCAATCAAACTCACAGCATCGTCCAACGCCTGTTTGTTGCCGTTTTGCTGATAATCCTTTTGGTACGTTTCTATTGCCGTTTGCACATCAACAGAGAGACTTTTTTTTGTCACCATCAATTTACTTTGAAAGTCTTCGGTGTTACCATAAAAACGGTTAAAGCGGCGGGCAATGTCGCGAGTAAATTCCACGTGCGGCACCTGATCCTCGCCCACAGGAACGCAGTCTGCACCGTAAATCATAATGTCAGCACTTTGTAACAACGGATATCCCAAAAAACCATGAGTGTCCAAATCACGTTGCAAAGCTTCTTTTTGCTCTTTGTAGGTAGGCAGATGCATCAGCCACGGCAGTGGACAAATCATAGAAAGTAACACAAATAGCTCGGCATGCGCCGGCACATCAGATTGACGAAACATCGTGGTTTTTTGAGGATCTAAACCTGCCGATAGCCATGACAGAACCATCTCACGAGTATTTACAAATAAATCACCAGGATTTGCATAATCGGTAGTCAGCGCGTGCCAGTCAGCGATAAAGAAAAAACATTCATTTCCAGCCTCCTGCAAAGCACGCCAGTTGTGTAAGACGCCGCGCCAATGCCCCAAGTGCAAACCGCCAGTAGGGCGCATGCCAGATAGCACCCGCCGAGAAGGCGACGACATGTCAGGCAACTCCTTGTTCTTCTTCCGCAGCGTCTACTTCACCGCCACCTTCTCGCAACAATTGCGGCGGGTTTTCGCTAAAGTTAATCACTGTTGTCGGCACCATAACGCAACTACCAGAATCAATCACCGCATCTACTTGCCCACGTAATCGTTCGCGAAAATCCGCCACATCAAGCGGAGCTTCATCACCAACCAAACGCAGTGTCGTGCTGATAATAGGCTCACCCACTTCTGCAAGCAATGCTTGTGCCACCGGATGCGACGGAACGCGAAAAGCTACCGTCTTGCGACGCGGATGATGTAGGCGGCGTGACACTTTTTTGGTCGCCGCCAACACAAAAGTATAAGCGCCTGGCACATGTTTCTTCATGACGCGAAAAGCCGCAGTATCCATCACACCGTAGTCTCCAATCTGCCCCAAGTCTGTGCACGCCAGTGTCATTAAATGTTCCTCTCCCACACCACGCAACTGT
This region of Candidatus Persebacteraceae bacterium Df01 genomic DNA includes:
- a CDS encoding cytochrome c, which translates into the protein MNSLSIKQLLASACIIFFALPAVAEDIETKVAVCASCHGAGGNAPIANYPKLAGQDRKYLLYTLRSYKSGARKNSIMSIQVATLTNEDLQDLATYFSDQPGDLR
- a CDS encoding cytochrome c translates to MKIRFFLSLLPIFFVTTAPADQPGDDALAKSNQCVGCHEIPGYRSVFPEIYPVPKIVGQSSEYIQAALQAYKNGERSHPSMNGIAAQLSNDDIKLLADYYANDNKP
- the dnaX gene encoding DNA polymerase III subunit gamma/tau, with amino-acid sequence MSQPFLSLARKWRPQRFSDLVGHEHTVRVLQNAMRQNRLHHAFLFTGTRGVGKTTLARIVAMMVNCDNSADSEPCLQCDVCKQIAGGRLLDVIELDAASHTQVDKIRELLEGASYPPSQGRCKVFIIDEVHMLSKSAFAAMLKTLEEPPSYVKFILATTDPQKLPATILSRCLRFSLRPLSKEQIAAHLAVIMKAEKQQYNDDALMEIARLACGSMRDALSLLEQAIVHSDGKLEAAEVRRISGQPDIGILGDILRAVATVDASSIANIGKALAMNGASFDATLTRLAALIYQTALSRVAPNAVGDDDEETTLIKEIAKRFDDELLQTLYEIAVRGRRQLPLAPDEQTGFEMTLLRMMLFSPAQNSAASAATIPTALPTTHEAVTPAASNSRYSASSPNKTALTKPPTASKKTPKNWEETLQQLHIPALTLAEVCTMQTLTANGVKLSLDISQSNIRRFLPELETQLRDIFHDRFTVTLADGTDNTATTALHERRTTAAKEKTFVSNVLATVPSAQLIPDSIRLFEQQEATHDR
- a CDS encoding S41 family peptidase — its product is MRHFVILSVAVLLFIGGYATGQSGFSAFAQTTPMPLEKMREFTEVFQHIKKLYVEEVSDDELMENAIRGMTSGLDPHSTYLKASDLKAFEESVSGEEYGGVGIYIGEKDGWVEIISPIDKSPAERAGLLAGDLIITIDGTSTKNMPIEKAVSMMRGKVGDILTLEVLTPPGDENNVPRKVELSREKIVAPSVVASLSEPDYGYLRINRFQRNTAEEAVNNLNRLREENKRSLKGLVLDLRNNPGGLLDVSVGIASIFLPKGVTVVSDRGRQQGDKTFVAQAKYYHNLQFIDEVKKMRIVVLVNNGSASASEIVAGALQDHHRAVIMGTPTYGKASVQSLLRLRSTQGKTGIKLTVARYFTPNNRSIQARGIEPDIEVSAGDSIKTKETFSVREANLLGHLENDQGSENTTATPAGEEEIAAPFIPDDDYQYDQALLILKALAIADGA
- a CDS encoding tryptophan--tRNA ligase (catalyzes a two-step reaction, first charging a tryptophan molecule by linking its carboxyl group to the alpha-phosphate of ATP, followed by transfer of the aminoacyl-adenylate to its tRNA) — protein: MSSPSRRVLSGMRPTGGLHLGHWRGVLHNWRALQEAGNECFFFIADWHALTTDYANPGDLFVNTREMVLSWLSAGLDPQKTTMFRQSDVPAHAELFVLLSMICPLPWLMHLPTYKEQKEALQRDLDTHGFLGYPLLQSADIMIYGADCVPVGEDQVPHVEFTRDIARRFNRFYGNTEDFQSKLMVTKKSLSVDVQTAIETYQKDYQQNGNKQALDDAVSLIDELVVEENTKQLLRDDVRYGGQEVLRVPQAMLTQAPRLPGTDGRKMSKSYGNTIDLTDVPEAVEKKIARMQTDPARVRRSDKGEPTRCPVWSLHRVFSDMDTQNGVAESCRSAAIGCVDCKKRLSAAVNDDLEPLRERRAAVDKTGIVEDILADGALRAAKSAEQTMQEVRRFMHLVS
- a CDS encoding FMN-binding glutamate synthase family protein → MTKNKNPAAPAESATHILGKSAVFTPDVINDIHVKAELGRYRMRGFSMFKQIPNWDDLTFLPGTLTRFVIEGYREKCLTRTILGPKAKRPLELDIPVYITGMSFGALSYEAKIALARGATMAGSATCSGEGGMIPDERRYSTKWFYQCIQSRYGFNPHHLQMADACEFFIGQGCKVGLGGHLMGQKVTDQVAEMRSLPAGIDQRSPARHPDWLGPDDLALKINEVREATDWEIPIQLKLGSARVYDDVRMAAKTGPDMIYIDGMEGGTGAGPHLATEETGVPGIAAIRQARKALDDVGKTGEISLVYAGGIRNGGDIAKALALGADAVAIGHAALIALNCNKNTAESDYESEIGVKAGNCYHCHTGRCPVGIATQDPELRKRLDPDEAAIRVYNFLHTLAIECQMMARACGKTNVHSLEPEDLAALTMEASAMAMVPLAGTQHTVGRPDMNRY
- a CDS encoding segregation/condensation protein A, yielding MSDTLNDSALTPMALVYGEPLNDTPSSLYIPPTAMRVLLEHFAGPLDLLLYLVRKHRFDIMDIPMTVLCRQYAAYVEEALKIEDNLEIAADYLTMAAFLVEIKSKMLLPKLAVAEDEEDDPRADLVRRLLEYERIREAAQRLGEMPRRERDFVSPQVPVEWPERKKTKPVVHPEQLASAFWAVLARARQLAPYKMRKKTASVRELMSSVLRRLAGERWLGFRTLVSRGLPGISFLAVLQLAAEHIVSLHQPGPEDELFVQLRENSNDAGKN
- a CDS encoding rRNA pseudouridine synthase translates to MKTLNKEGKNSRSAKPSRNNKTSYGGGKNSRRPVEPAPRDFHTFSEGKAPYKRSSNEGASFDKPSSPRFRPSNKKTSYGGGDKDSRRPVKPAPRDFHASSEGKVPYKRSSNEGASFDKPSSQRFRPSSNKISYGGGNKDSRRPVKPAPRDFHASSEGKVPYKRSSNEGASFDKPSSQRFRPSSNKISYGGGNKDSRRPVKPAPRDFHAFSEGKAPYKRGSNEGASFDNPSPPRFRSSSNKTSYGGGEKDFRRPVRSAPRDFHASSEGKAPYKRGSNEGASFDKPSSQRFRSSSNKTSYGGGEKDFRRPVRSAPRDFRGTNDEKLHKVLAALGIGSRRSVELLIEQGRVRVNGKVARIGMRVTPRASLTVNGQVVRRRAATARLLCYHKPIGKMVERGADNSVFSDLPLVTGGRWVNIGRLDVNSEGLLLFSTDGELVQQMAHPRYAVEREYLARVDGELTPEQIKAINSGVLVDGKPLKPAHFSFHRSAEGRNQWYRVILTEGRNRAVRRLFLHVERQVSRLIRLRMGEFSLPRDLAAGHWRELVIDRESMLGTNRNNSHD
- a CDS encoding YbaB/EbfC family nucleoid-associated protein, giving the protein MIDDTFNVKKLGSLLKNARRVQENLEKTQSEIGALQITGESGGGMVRIVVNGERLVRKVHIDSTLLTDGDMLQDLIAAAMNNAMQKAEAEINEKIQSSLNNELNAE
- the scpB gene encoding SMC-Scp complex subunit ScpB, with protein sequence MTPGKIKSIIEFSLLTAGEPLGMANLKRLLADDAEESVILAALAELENDWEERAMRLAKVASGYQFVSRSGYVDYLRRLQPQKNTRLSRPLLEVLAVITYQQPVTRGDVERVRGVAVSSVQIAALEELGWIEEVGRRETPGRPILYCTTKTFLNDLAVASLDALPSLSPDDADTAALADIENDDGILTESSAHALKKNNATENEIAPLFENGNDAENGASTNDNISS
- a CDS encoding L-threonylcarbamoyladenylate synthase — protein: MTQFFDVHPKTPQTRLIQKAAEFFRKGVVVYPTDSYYALGCLQGNVDAIARLRQLRGVGEEHLMTLACTDLGQIGDYGVMDTAAFRVMKKHVPGAYTFVLAATKKVSRRLHHPRRKTVAFRVPSHPVAQALLAEVGEPIISTTLRLVGDEAPLDVADFRERLRGQVDAVIDSGSCVMVPTTVINFSENPPQLLREGGGEVDAAEEEQGVA